The proteins below are encoded in one region of Polypterus senegalus isolate Bchr_013 chromosome 2, ASM1683550v1, whole genome shotgun sequence:
- the LOC120523573 gene encoding LOW QUALITY PROTEIN: uncharacterized protein LOC120523573 (The sequence of the model RefSeq protein was modified relative to this genomic sequence to represent the inferred CDS: inserted 1 base in 1 codon; substituted 1 base at 1 genomic stop codon) — MDYRNFKSKERQSFSCGSKRRLKQEQRQVQINIGLMVPNGRDLKPARGKTLPLFTDPLVAAPDLLKLAVQKMKRLVDLMIXHFYIFXQCCDILYIIMHNNVLILFPLTAVDVSSESDSDSEIFVTSRSTIEFNQADTMVFEDCNQSTPKHKLEDVVDASRHSSTIQAGQIVISDTEDTLDLPEYNVTKSTYYSKYTNLYAPCVEEEDEEPVPVNFGNLSDATIFKNGLSALQFLTALQQHPSLMIPVLCHSEKKVTALELEGLFKPDLSPSGSNRRLREGQTLGYWADYLLDCEEGQAAVCVEDVFMFATGLTSLSPSGLELLLRIEFLDDSPFPMANTCSNTMKLPLLDSYSVFKSHMDFGIQNSPGFGCF; from the exons ATGGACTACAGAAACTTCAAATCAAAAGAAAGACAGTCCTTTAGCTGTGGGTCAAAAAGACGACTAAAACAAGAACAGAGACAAGTTCAG ATAAACATAGGATTGATGGTGCCAAATGGAAGGGATTTAAAACCTGCAAGAGGGAAAACACTCCCATTATTTACAGACCCTCTGGTAGCAGCGCCTGATCTGCTGAAACTAGCTGTTCAGAAAATGAAGAGGTTAGTGGATCTGATGATTTAGCACTTTTACATAT CACAGTgctgtgacatactgtacataataatgcataataatgtgttgattttgtttcctttaactgCAGTGGATGTTAGCTCAGAATCAGACTCAGATTCTGAAATTTTTGTTACAAGTAGGAGCACAATTGAATTCAATCAGGCTGACACTATG GTTTTTGAAGACTGTAACCAAAGTACACCCAAACACAAACTAGAAGATGTAGT agatgcatccagacattcaTCAACGATTCAAGCTGGACAG atagtAATATCTGATACTGAGGATACTCTGGATCTACCTGAATACAATGTGACTAAGTCCACTTACTACAG taaatatacaaaCCTTTATGCACCATGTGTTGAAGAAGAGGATGAAGAGCCAGTTCCTGTAAATTTTGGGAATTTATCAGACGCAACCAT atttaaaaatggtcTTTCAGCTCTTCAGTTTTTGACTGCACTGCAGCAGCATCCTTCTTTGATGATCCCTGTCCTGTGCCACTCAGAAAAGAAGGTCACTGCCCTTGAACTTGAGGGACTTTTCaaacctgacctcagtccatcaGGGAGCAACAGGAGACTCAGAGAAGGACAAACATTAGGCTACTGGGCTGACTATCTCCTTGATTGTGAAG AAGGTCAGGCTGCTGTTTGCGTggaagatgttttcatgtttgcAACTGGGCTAACTTCACTTTCCCCGTCTGGATTGGAACTGCTGCTGAGGATTGAGTTCCTGGATGATTCACCATTCCCAATGGCAAACACATGTtcaaacacaatgaaattacCACTGCTGGATTCATACAGTGTGTTTAAATCACATATGGATTTTGGAATTCAGAATTCGCCAGGATTTGGCTGTTTTTAA